From Bacillus sp. Bos-x628, the proteins below share one genomic window:
- a CDS encoding heavy metal translocating P-type ATPase — translation MKKEVDFQITGMTCAACARRIEKGLNKMNGVHDANVNLALETSHIVYDAKSISPDDLKQKIQSLGYNVAIKEAEFDIEGMTCAACANRIEKKINRMAGVDHVSVNFALEKLQVAYHPEQTSTSEIKEAVQSIGYSFIEPNFAQEKEKNHRQATIEKQTARFLFSMILSLPLLWAMISHFSFTSFIWVPEAFINPWVQLALATPVQFIVGWPFYVGAYKALKNQSANMDVLVALGTSAAFFYSLYESIRSAFQGTHQAALYYETSAVLITLIVLGKLMEARAKGKSSEAIQKLMGLQAKEAVIERSGKQITVPISEVKVDDVVYVKPGEKVPVDGKIIEGTTALDESMITGESLPVDKTIGDTVIGATMNKNGFIKVKATKVGKETALSQIIRVVEHAQGSKAPIQRMADHISGIFVTVVVGIAVLTFLIWFFFVDPWNFTAALETFIAVIVIACPCALGLATPTSIMAGSGRAAESGILFKGGEHLEVTQTLDTIVLDKTGTVTKGEPSVTDVIAYANWTEDTLLQLAGSAEQQSEHPLARAIVDRMKERSLQAVHVDSFQADPGYGVEAHVDGHHLFIGTRKLLKKHHIKYEEGEASLTALEKQGKTAMLTAIDGQLAGIVAVADTIKATSNQAIARLKNQGLQVVMMTGDNKRTAEAIAKQAGIDDVIAEVLPEEKAAHIAVLQEQGKKVAMVGDGINDAPALATANIGMAIGTGTDVAMEAADITFMTGDLHAIADAIEYSKKTMRNIKQNLFWALAYNCIGIPVAAFGFLAPWLAGAAMAFSSVSVVLNSLRLQRIKIVREGVVL, via the coding sequence ATGAAAAAGGAAGTTGACTTCCAAATTACAGGAATGACCTGTGCTGCCTGTGCGAGGCGCATTGAAAAAGGTCTGAACAAAATGAACGGTGTTCATGATGCCAATGTAAACTTGGCACTGGAAACGTCTCATATTGTATATGATGCAAAGAGTATATCACCTGATGATCTGAAACAGAAAATACAATCTCTTGGCTACAATGTGGCGATCAAAGAAGCAGAATTTGATATAGAGGGAATGACCTGTGCAGCTTGTGCGAACCGGATTGAGAAAAAAATAAACCGGATGGCTGGCGTTGATCATGTGTCTGTTAATTTCGCACTTGAGAAACTTCAGGTGGCTTATCATCCGGAACAAACCTCAACGAGCGAAATAAAAGAAGCGGTACAATCAATCGGCTATTCGTTTATTGAACCAAATTTTGCACAAGAAAAGGAGAAAAATCATCGCCAAGCTACTATTGAAAAGCAGACAGCACGCTTTCTGTTTTCAATGATATTATCGCTGCCTCTCCTTTGGGCAATGATCAGCCATTTTTCTTTTACGTCCTTTATTTGGGTACCAGAAGCATTCATAAATCCATGGGTTCAACTTGCACTGGCTACCCCAGTTCAATTCATTGTGGGCTGGCCCTTTTATGTAGGCGCATATAAAGCATTAAAGAATCAAAGTGCCAATATGGATGTGCTCGTTGCACTAGGGACATCTGCAGCTTTTTTCTATAGCTTGTATGAGAGCATTCGGTCTGCCTTTCAAGGAACACATCAAGCGGCTCTATATTATGAAACAAGTGCTGTGCTGATTACCTTGATTGTGCTGGGAAAACTAATGGAAGCAAGAGCAAAAGGGAAATCCTCAGAAGCGATTCAAAAGCTCATGGGCTTACAAGCGAAAGAAGCTGTCATTGAACGTAGCGGTAAGCAGATTACAGTTCCCATTTCAGAGGTGAAAGTGGATGATGTTGTCTATGTGAAGCCAGGTGAAAAAGTACCAGTAGATGGAAAAATCATTGAAGGGACAACGGCATTAGATGAGTCAATGATTACAGGAGAAAGCTTGCCAGTCGACAAAACAATAGGAGATACAGTCATTGGCGCTACAATGAATAAAAATGGTTTTATCAAAGTGAAAGCGACGAAAGTGGGCAAAGAGACCGCTCTTTCACAAATTATCCGAGTGGTGGAACACGCACAGGGCTCCAAAGCGCCGATTCAAAGAATGGCAGATCATATTTCAGGTATATTTGTTACGGTTGTTGTAGGAATCGCTGTTTTAACCTTTCTCATTTGGTTTTTCTTTGTTGATCCATGGAATTTCACCGCAGCACTTGAAACGTTTATAGCGGTCATTGTTATTGCTTGTCCATGTGCGCTAGGACTTGCCACACCTACTTCTATTATGGCAGGCAGTGGGCGGGCAGCTGAATCTGGCATTCTTTTTAAAGGCGGAGAGCATTTAGAAGTGACACAAACACTGGATACGATTGTATTAGATAAAACAGGAACAGTGACGAAAGGTGAACCGAGTGTAACAGATGTAATAGCATATGCAAATTGGACGGAAGATACTCTTCTCCAACTAGCAGGGTCGGCAGAACAGCAATCTGAGCATCCACTTGCGCGAGCCATCGTTGATAGGATGAAGGAACGTAGCCTTCAAGCTGTGCATGTTGATTCGTTTCAAGCAGATCCGGGTTATGGGGTCGAGGCACATGTCGATGGGCATCATCTCTTCATCGGTACACGGAAGCTATTAAAGAAACACCACATCAAATACGAAGAAGGAGAAGCATCATTAACAGCGCTTGAGAAGCAAGGGAAAACAGCCATGCTCACAGCAATTGACGGCCAGTTGGCTGGCATTGTGGCCGTTGCAGATACAATCAAAGCAACTTCAAATCAAGCAATTGCTAGACTGAAGAATCAAGGACTTCAAGTTGTGATGATGACAGGGGATAACAAACGCACAGCTGAGGCGATTGCGAAACAGGCAGGCATTGATGATGTGATTGCTGAAGTCCTTCCAGAAGAAAAGGCTGCTCATATTGCAGTACTTCAAGAACAAGGAAAGAAAGTCGCGATGGTCGGAGACGGCATCAATGATGCACCTGCTCTAGCGACAGCAAATATTGGGATGGCCATTGGAACTGGTACAGACGTTGCAATGGAAGCAGCGGATATCACGTTCATGACGGGAGATCTCCATGCCATTGCAGATGCGATTGAATATAGTAAAAAGACAATGCGGAACATAAAACAAAATCTATTTTGGGCACTAGCTTATAATTGTATCGGTATTCCAGTGGCAGCATTTGGGTTCCTTGCACCATGGCTAGCAGGAGCAGCAATGGCGTTTAGTTCGGTTTCAGTTGTCCTGAATTCGCTGAGGCTTCAACGAATTAAGATTGTAAGAGAGGGAGTAGTGTTATGA
- the copZ gene encoding copper chaperone CopZ, giving the protein MEQATLHVQGMSCGHCVKAIEGNVGELAGVESVKVHLDKGQVDVSFHSDQVTLHQISDVIEEQGYDVV; this is encoded by the coding sequence ATGGAACAAGCAACTCTTCATGTACAGGGCATGTCTTGCGGACATTGCGTGAAAGCAATCGAGGGAAATGTAGGAGAATTAGCAGGTGTAGAATCTGTTAAAGTACATCTAGACAAAGGGCAGGTTGATGTTTCATTTCATTCAGATCAAGTGACACTACATCAAATTTCTGATGTAATTGAAGAACAAGGATATGACGTTGTATAA
- a CDS encoding histidine kinase N-terminal 7TM domain-containing protein, with protein sequence MDSIVLHFIVIMSGSGILSVILGIFAFANRHRYIGCQLFMFMSFATAIYIFGHTFELLGRTPEEIMFWICFQYIGLPFIAPFSLMIVLQFTGFHQYFTKRRVLLILLIPILTTIMVFTNSFHSLFYRSITTNSVDGFLLADFTIGYWYIIHGVYAFGCSMLAIFILLWCLRVTKKEYLKQIMILLLGMFLPILTSFIYLLGATPFHIDPVPVVMFLTNALYLWAIMSFQLFKLSPIAMERVFEHMSEGVLILDRYRTLIDYNPAAAAIIPDLSKKGIGHKIDDIFSALRKDHAFIQWLRSPQDHTQYDLMWEKEQPFYYHLTASSLFNRRGEIEGRQIVISDVTKQRLLQKELEQRAYMDGLTNIFNRSSFIERTHIVLKEDANDTAILLFDIDFFKQINDTHGHHIGDEALRHIVSVCQQHLGNEDLFGRYGGEEFAICLPHCHFQEACHMAERIRHSFEENLLQVDGKTVRVTASFGIAHTAYGPDSLETLLFEADQALYMSKRQGRNMIYASTGGNYMLYGENHSPPASR encoded by the coding sequence ATGGATTCAATTGTTTTGCATTTTATTGTGATCATGAGTGGTTCTGGGATTCTGTCCGTTATATTAGGAATATTTGCTTTTGCAAATCGCCATCGATATATTGGCTGTCAATTGTTTATGTTCATGTCTTTCGCAACTGCGATCTATATTTTTGGTCATACGTTTGAATTATTGGGGCGTACTCCAGAAGAAATCATGTTCTGGATTTGTTTTCAATACATAGGGCTTCCGTTTATTGCACCATTTAGTCTCATGATTGTGCTGCAATTTACGGGGTTCCATCAATATTTCACAAAGCGCCGCGTGCTACTCATCTTACTGATTCCCATTCTTACAACCATTATGGTGTTCACCAACTCTTTTCACTCTCTCTTTTATCGAAGCATCACGACGAATTCAGTAGACGGATTTTTATTGGCCGATTTTACGATTGGCTATTGGTATATCATTCATGGGGTATATGCGTTTGGCTGTTCGATGCTGGCTATATTTATTTTGCTTTGGTGTTTACGTGTGACGAAAAAAGAATACTTAAAGCAGATCATGATTTTGCTTCTTGGGATGTTCTTACCAATCTTGACCTCTTTTATCTATTTATTAGGCGCAACGCCTTTTCATATTGATCCAGTACCTGTGGTGATGTTTTTAACAAATGCACTGTATTTGTGGGCAATTATGTCATTTCAGCTATTTAAGCTCTCTCCTATTGCGATGGAGCGTGTGTTTGAGCATATGTCCGAAGGAGTCTTAATTTTAGATCGTTATCGTACGCTAATTGATTATAATCCTGCAGCCGCAGCCATCATTCCAGACCTTTCTAAGAAAGGAATTGGACATAAAATCGACGATATTTTTTCAGCATTAAGGAAAGATCATGCTTTTATTCAGTGGCTTCGTTCCCCGCAGGATCATACGCAATATGATTTGATGTGGGAAAAAGAGCAACCCTTTTATTATCATCTGACAGCTTCCTCTTTATTTAATAGAAGAGGTGAGATAGAAGGCAGGCAAATCGTGATCAGTGATGTAACAAAGCAGCGTTTGCTTCAGAAAGAGCTAGAACAGCGAGCATACATGGATGGATTGACAAATATCTTCAACCGTTCTTCTTTCATTGAACGAACGCATATTGTATTAAAAGAAGATGCTAATGATACAGCGATTTTGCTGTTTGATATTGATTTCTTTAAGCAAATTAATGATACACACGGACATCATATAGGGGATGAAGCACTACGGCATATCGTGTCAGTTTGTCAGCAGCATTTAGGGAATGAAGATTTGTTTGGCCGATATGGCGGGGAAGAATTTGCGATTTGTCTGCCGCATTGTCATTTTCAGGAGGCTTGTCACATGGCCGAGCGAATCAGGCATTCATTTGAGGAGAACCTCTTGCAGGTTGATGGAAAAACGGTACGAGTAACGGCCAGCTTTGGGATTGCTCATACTGCTTATGGCCCAGATTCATTAGAAACGCTGTTGTTTGAGGCGGACCAAGCCCTGTATATGTCAAAACGACAAGGGCGGAATATGATCTATGCATCAACTGGTGGAAACTACATGCTTTATGGTGAAAATCATTCCCCACCAGCTTCTCGTTGA
- a CDS encoding helix-turn-helix transcriptional regulator — protein sequence MNFGAYLRALREEKKLSVNQLAMYSEVSAAGISRIENGKRGIPKPTTIKKLAGALKVPYEEMMQAAGYIEESTPAHLVKEEPAALSKMKEAAEQYELGHLELFDGDIWSTLSKKEIEDLNRYLLFMLNSR from the coding sequence ATGAACTTCGGTGCATATTTAAGAGCATTACGTGAGGAAAAGAAACTATCAGTGAATCAATTAGCGATGTATTCAGAGGTCAGTGCCGCTGGCATTTCTCGTATTGAAAACGGGAAGCGAGGTATTCCGAAGCCTACTACCATTAAGAAACTAGCAGGTGCTTTAAAGGTACCATATGAAGAAATGATGCAAGCTGCAGGTTATATCGAGGAATCTACTCCTGCTCATCTGGTGAAAGAGGAGCCTGCGGCTTTGTCGAAAATGAAGGAAGCTGCAGAGCAATATGAGCTTGGACATCTCGAATTATTTGATGGAGACATATGGTCAACTCTTTCTAAAAAAGAAATCGAGGATTTGAACCGCTATCTGTTATTTATGTTAAACAGCCGCTGA
- a CDS encoding AbrB/MazE/SpoVT family DNA-binding domain-containing protein, producing MKRTGIVRRIDSLGRIVLPSEMRKVLNIKEEQLLEIFIEGETIMLKKYDADKSCLLTGQVTKQNKSYGNGNVILSPEGAERLLVELKQLLKKEASR from the coding sequence TTGAAAAGGACTGGAATAGTAAGGCGAATTGATTCTCTTGGCAGAATTGTTCTGCCTTCAGAAATGAGAAAAGTACTAAATATTAAAGAAGAGCAACTGTTAGAAATATTCATAGAAGGTGAAACCATCATGTTGAAAAAGTATGATGCTGATAAAAGCTGCCTGCTGACAGGTCAAGTAACGAAACAGAACAAAAGCTATGGGAATGGCAATGTCATACTAAGTCCTGAAGGAGCTGAACGCTTGTTAGTAGAATTAAAACAGCTATTAAAAAAAGAAGCAAGTCGTTAA
- the secG gene encoding preprotein translocase subunit SecG, whose translation MHTFVITLLVIVSIALIIVVLLQSSKSAGLSGAISGGAEQLFGKQKARGLDLILHRITVILSVLFFILTLALAYLGV comes from the coding sequence ATGCACACATTTGTAATCACATTACTCGTAATTGTCAGTATCGCACTTATCATCGTTGTGTTATTACAATCAAGTAAAAGTGCTGGACTGTCGGGCGCTATTTCAGGTGGAGCCGAGCAGCTTTTCGGTAAGCAAAAAGCGAGAGGTCTTGACCTGATCCTTCACCGAATCACTGTTATTTTGTCAGTGCTTTTCTTCATCTTAACACTTGCATTGGCATATTTAGGCGTGTAA
- a CDS encoding helix-turn-helix transcriptional regulator: protein MQYMIENDMSLNQLAEEIGISPATLSRVLNGHRKPGQLVIGKMIHYFDKKFEDLFYYEDIDKSQRMK, encoded by the coding sequence ATGCAGTATATGATCGAAAACGATATGTCTTTAAATCAGCTTGCTGAAGAAATTGGCATCTCCCCTGCCACATTAAGTAGAGTATTGAATGGTCATCGAAAACCAGGACAGCTTGTCATTGGTAAAATGATTCATTACTTTGATAAAAAGTTTGAAGATCTATTTTACTATGAAGATATTGACAAAAGTCAACGAATGAAATGA
- a CDS encoding carboxylesterase, whose amino-acid sequence MRVVTPKPFTFKGGEKAVLLLHGFTGNTADVRMLGRYLNERGYTCHAPQYKGHGVPPEELVHTGPADWWKDVEEGYQFLKDEGHEEIAVCGLSLGGVFSLKLGYTVPVKGIVPMCAPMYIKSEEVMYQGVLDYARNYKKFEGKSAQQIEQEMEEFKKTPMDTLKALQELIADVRDNVDMIYSPTFVVQARHDHMINTDSANIIYNEVETDQKYLKWYEESGHVITLDKEREKVHQDVYAFLESLDWSI is encoded by the coding sequence ATGAGAGTTGTTACACCGAAACCATTTACATTTAAAGGTGGAGAAAAGGCGGTGCTTCTTCTTCACGGTTTTACTGGGAATACAGCAGATGTTAGAATGCTTGGCCGTTATTTGAACGAAAGAGGGTATACATGTCATGCACCCCAGTACAAAGGGCATGGCGTGCCGCCAGAGGAGCTTGTTCATACAGGCCCTGCAGATTGGTGGAAAGATGTAGAAGAAGGGTACCAATTTCTAAAAGATGAGGGCCATGAGGAGATTGCAGTTTGCGGTCTGTCTCTTGGAGGAGTTTTTTCATTGAAATTAGGTTACACTGTACCTGTAAAGGGAATTGTACCTATGTGTGCACCTATGTACATAAAAAGTGAAGAAGTCATGTATCAGGGTGTACTAGATTATGCCCGTAATTATAAAAAATTCGAGGGGAAGTCAGCGCAACAAATTGAGCAAGAGATGGAAGAGTTCAAGAAAACACCAATGGATACGCTGAAGGCTCTACAAGAGCTGATTGCAGATGTAAGAGACAATGTTGACATGATTTATTCACCTACTTTTGTTGTTCAAGCACGCCACGATCATATGATTAATACAGACAGTGCAAATATTATTTATAACGAAGTAGAGACGGATCAAAAATATTTGAAATGGTATGAAGAATCGGGTCATGTCATCACGCTTGATAAAGAGCGGGAGAAGGTTCATCAGGATGTGTATGCGTTCTTAGAATCACTCGATTGGTCAATTTAA
- the smpB gene encoding SsrA-binding protein SmpB: MPKGEGKVVSQNKKANHDYFIEETYEAGLVLQGTEIKSIRAGKVNLKDSFAKIERGEVFLHNMHISPYEQGNRYNHDPLRTRKLLLHRKQISKLIGATKEEGYSLVPIKLYLKNGFAKVLIGIGKGKKKYDKREDLKKKDAKREIERAFRDRQKQF, from the coding sequence ATGCCAAAGGGAGAGGGAAAGGTCGTTTCCCAAAATAAAAAGGCCAACCATGACTATTTTATAGAAGAAACGTATGAGGCAGGTCTTGTCTTACAAGGAACTGAGATTAAATCGATTCGTGCAGGAAAAGTGAATTTAAAAGATTCCTTCGCCAAAATCGAACGAGGAGAAGTATTTCTTCACAATATGCACATCAGTCCGTATGAGCAGGGGAACCGCTATAATCATGATCCGCTCAGAACAAGAAAGTTGCTGCTTCACCGCAAGCAAATCAGCAAACTGATTGGCGCTACTAAGGAAGAGGGCTACTCACTTGTACCGATTAAACTCTACTTAAAAAATGGTTTTGCAAAAGTCCTCATTGGAATCGGTAAAGGGAAAAAGAAATACGATAAACGTGAAGATTTAAAGAAAAAGGACGCAAAACGAGAAATCGAACGTGCCTTCCGTGATCGGCAAAAGCAATTCTAG
- a CDS encoding helix-turn-helix domain-containing protein — MNNFGEQLRILRENRKMSVNQLAMYSGVSAAGISRIENGKRGVPKPLTIKKLAHALKVPYEDLMLLAGHIEQEKVHEMKPNYESILKIYQIALNQDVEHLPLFDGDQWEKLTTQDISQLNQYFLTLINQKKTNK; from the coding sequence ATGAATAATTTTGGTGAACAATTACGCATTTTAAGAGAAAATAGAAAGATGTCTGTCAATCAACTCGCCATGTATTCAGGTGTAAGCGCTGCTGGCATTTCTCGTATTGAAAATGGAAAGCGCGGTGTGCCGAAGCCTTTAACAATTAAAAAATTAGCACACGCCTTGAAGGTGCCTTATGAGGATTTAATGCTGCTTGCCGGTCATATTGAACAGGAAAAAGTTCATGAAATGAAACCAAATTATGAGTCCATTTTGAAAATCTATCAAATTGCGCTTAATCAGGATGTAGAACATCTGCCGCTTTTTGATGGAGACCAGTGGGAAAAGCTAACCACACAAGACATCAGCCAACTGAATCAATACTTTCTCACGCTCATCAACCAGAAAAAGACGAACAAATAG
- a CDS encoding metal-sensing transcriptional repressor, which produces MTEQEERYITTPRAQKEKDQLMNRLKRIEGQVRGIQQMIESERYCIDVVNQISAVNAALKKVSLQLMEKHTHHCVSDAIKSGNGDEAIKELMNVFTKLTKS; this is translated from the coding sequence ATGACAGAGCAGGAAGAAAGATATATTACAACACCGAGAGCCCAGAAGGAAAAGGATCAATTAATGAATCGCCTGAAACGAATTGAGGGACAAGTTCGAGGGATTCAACAAATGATTGAGTCGGAACGTTATTGTATAGATGTCGTAAATCAAATCTCCGCTGTCAATGCTGCGTTAAAGAAGGTGAGTCTTCAATTGATGGAAAAACATACACATCACTGCGTATCCGATGCGATTAAGAGCGGGAATGGGGATGAGGCGATAAAAGAGTTGATGAACGTCTTTACGAAACTGACCAAATCATAA
- the rnr gene encoding ribonuclease R encodes MQKEEFMDELLAFMKEEAYKPLTVQELEVMMEITNADDYKELIKALVTLEDKGLIVRTRSDRYGVPEKMNLVKGKLSAHAKGFAFVTPEEFGQDDIFIPPTELGTAMNGDTVMVRVSHKSNGTKKEGTVIRILERNIQTVVGTYTETKSFGFVIPDDKKITHDIFIPKSAKNGAVEGHKVVVTLTSYPEGRRSAEGEITEILGHKNDPGIDILSIIHKHGLPGEFPEEALKQAADTPETIDEKDLEGRRDLRNETIVTIDGADAKDLDDAVTVQKLDDGKYKLGVHIADVSHYVTENSPIDQEAYERGTSVYLVDRVIPMIPHRLSNGICSLNPKVDRLTLSCEMVIDRNGKVVKHEIFQSVIKTTERMTYSDVNKILVDQDQELMNKYESLVPMFQEMEKLAEILRDKRMERGAVDFDFKEAKVLVDDEGVAKDVIIRERSVAEKLIEEFMLVANETVAEHFHWMNVPFIYRIHEEPNPEKLQRFLEFVTTFGYIVKGTSTNIHPRALQSVLDAVRDQPEEVVIQTVMLRSMKQAKYDPESIGHFGLSTEFYTHFTSPIRRYPDLIVHRLIRTYLIEKKTDEATLEKWEQLLPEIADHASTMERRSVDAERETDDLKKAEFMLDKIGEEFDGMISSVTNFGLFVELPNTIEGLVHVSYMTDDYYRFDEQHFAMIGERTGNVYRIGDEITVKVVDVNKDEHSIDFEIVGMKGTRRKSPKDFKFKKRTDPPSKKARAGQKPSGDKKKENDDKGGDWFSRRKKKKKKNRLKKKK; translated from the coding sequence GTGCAAAAAGAAGAATTTATGGATGAATTACTCGCTTTTATGAAAGAAGAGGCGTACAAACCGTTAACTGTACAAGAATTAGAAGTCATGATGGAAATTACAAATGCTGATGATTATAAAGAGCTCATCAAAGCGCTTGTGACACTAGAAGATAAGGGTCTCATCGTACGGACCCGCAGTGATCGCTATGGCGTTCCGGAAAAAATGAATTTGGTCAAAGGGAAATTATCCGCTCATGCGAAAGGATTTGCTTTTGTTACACCTGAAGAGTTTGGTCAGGATGATATTTTTATTCCGCCAACCGAGCTTGGAACAGCAATGAATGGTGATACCGTCATGGTTCGTGTCAGCCATAAATCAAATGGAACCAAAAAAGAAGGTACAGTGATTCGTATTCTAGAGCGTAATATTCAGACGGTCGTCGGTACTTATACAGAAACGAAGAGCTTTGGATTTGTTATTCCAGATGATAAGAAGATCACACACGATATCTTTATCCCGAAATCCGCCAAAAATGGAGCAGTAGAAGGGCATAAAGTGGTTGTGACGCTTACAAGCTACCCAGAAGGTAGAAGGAGTGCAGAGGGCGAAATTACTGAAATTTTAGGTCATAAAAATGACCCAGGCATTGATATTTTGTCTATCATTCATAAACATGGTCTGCCAGGAGAATTTCCAGAGGAAGCTTTAAAACAGGCAGCAGACACACCGGAAACGATTGATGAAAAAGACCTAGAAGGCAGACGTGATTTACGAAACGAAACGATTGTGACAATTGACGGCGCGGACGCAAAAGACCTAGATGATGCAGTCACTGTGCAAAAGCTTGATGATGGTAAATATAAGCTAGGCGTACACATTGCGGACGTATCACATTATGTGACGGAGAATTCCCCAATTGATCAAGAAGCTTACGAGCGCGGGACAAGTGTATATCTTGTAGACCGCGTCATTCCGATGATTCCGCATCGCTTATCAAATGGCATTTGTTCTTTAAACCCAAAGGTGGATCGACTCACACTCTCTTGTGAAATGGTCATTGATCGAAATGGGAAAGTCGTTAAACATGAGATTTTCCAAAGTGTCATCAAAACGACAGAGAGAATGACGTATTCAGATGTGAATAAGATTTTAGTGGATCAAGACCAAGAGCTCATGAACAAATACGAATCGCTTGTTCCTATGTTTCAAGAGATGGAGAAGCTTGCCGAAATCCTTCGAGATAAACGTATGGAACGTGGAGCTGTTGATTTTGATTTCAAGGAAGCTAAGGTGCTTGTTGATGATGAAGGTGTGGCAAAAGATGTCATTATTCGGGAGCGTTCAGTAGCGGAGAAACTCATTGAAGAATTCATGCTTGTGGCAAACGAAACCGTTGCAGAGCATTTTCACTGGATGAATGTACCGTTTATTTACCGAATTCACGAAGAGCCAAATCCTGAGAAGCTTCAGCGCTTTTTAGAGTTTGTGACGACATTTGGCTACATTGTGAAAGGAACTTCAACGAATATTCACCCGCGTGCACTCCAAAGTGTACTGGATGCGGTTCGAGATCAACCAGAAGAGGTCGTCATTCAAACGGTGATGCTTCGCTCTATGAAGCAGGCAAAGTATGACCCAGAGAGCATCGGACATTTTGGTTTATCAACCGAGTTCTATACCCATTTTACATCACCGATTCGTCGTTACCCTGATTTAATTGTGCATAGACTAATCAGAACCTATTTAATTGAGAAAAAGACAGATGAAGCGACCCTTGAAAAATGGGAACAACTGCTTCCGGAAATCGCAGATCATGCTTCAACGATGGAGCGCCGGTCAGTTGATGCAGAGCGTGAAACAGACGATCTGAAAAAGGCAGAATTTATGCTTGATAAAATCGGTGAAGAGTTTGATGGCATGATTAGTTCAGTCACCAACTTCGGACTATTTGTGGAATTGCCGAATACGATAGAAGGTCTGGTGCATGTCAGCTATATGACCGATGACTACTATCGTTTTGATGAACAGCATTTCGCCATGATCGGTGAACGTACAGGAAATGTATACCGGATCGGTGACGAAATCACCGTTAAAGTCGTTGATGTCAATAAAGATGAGCACTCCATTGACTTTGAAATTGTCGGTATGAAGGGCACTCGTCGTAAGTCGCCGAAAGATTTCAAGTTTAAAAAACGGACAGATCCACCAAGTAAAAAAGCCCGTGCAGGTCAAAAACCGTCTGGGGATAAGAAAAAAGAGAATGACGATAAGGGCGGCGACTGGTTCAGCAGAAGAAAAAAGAAGAAAAAGAAAAATCGTCTTAAAAAGAAAAAATAA
- a CDS encoding DUF6376 family protein yields the protein MIDLKKYVVSLLFSGTLVLGGCSGLLEQVNDTTTYVTEANDFVSEIQQFTEQFPKLAEEGVQDAAKKAALTQQLESLKTEIQSFNELTAPKVAEELHAQIIEKNKLLSKEIQTYLQQLKEDNVDLAIILEEQQGLIQHLQQSVSLLQNIEQLTN from the coding sequence ATGATCGACTTGAAAAAATATGTGGTGTCTCTCCTGTTTTCCGGGACGCTTGTCTTAGGTGGATGCTCAGGTTTACTTGAGCAAGTCAACGATACAACGACTTATGTGACAGAAGCAAATGACTTTGTCTCTGAAATTCAACAGTTTACAGAACAGTTTCCAAAGCTTGCTGAAGAGGGTGTACAAGATGCTGCCAAAAAAGCAGCCCTTACGCAGCAGCTTGAATCATTGAAGACCGAAATCCAATCCTTTAACGAATTAACAGCACCAAAAGTAGCAGAAGAGCTGCATGCGCAAATCATTGAAAAGAATAAGCTGCTATCAAAAGAGATCCAAACCTATTTACAGCAATTGAAAGAGGACAATGTGGATCTCGCAATCATCCTAGAGGAACAACAAGGGTTAATTCAACATCTCCAGCAATCCGTCAGTTTACTTCAGAATATCGAACAATTAACAAATTAG